From Nicotiana tabacum cultivar K326 chromosome 22, ASM71507v2, whole genome shotgun sequence, one genomic window encodes:
- the LOC107807057 gene encoding protein TIFY 6B, translating to MERDFMGLAVKQEIPEEPATDPAMARSSAILQRSFSNKAPPQYLSFKDAQGNTPKTGFDSLASAGLVTITTSHEAVDSIHRPYTAVTQKNMMLEKQGITNYTMTTYPPHKIGTNSVQQSHEVRVLPVANQTHQISVSTSNMHGRQPLISSAGQNLISIVNQNPAKGAQITSPISILPTRNGVVGTTELRGAPKTSAGPAQLTIFYAGSVSVYDNISPEKAQAIMLLAGNTPTVTPSTTSTTSPVQEIPKSPSVDAFVVNKCHSTTSPSFSSPISITSHGVSQSIGVLSNNTNQITMSIRSIGVLTNSPSNKMEPSNVVHSQESHPLSHTLSAVPQARKASLVRFLEKRKERVLSASPYDNSKQTSQYNTPGSGSWSFFANSTGSSTVLPATN from the exons ATGGAGAGAGATTTCATGGGGTTGGCTGTAAAACAAGAAATACCTGAAGAACCAGCCACAGATCCAG CAATGGCCAGAAGTTCGGCTATATTGCAGAGGTCATTCTCTAACAAGGCTCCTCCTCAATACCTTTCATTCAAAGATGCTCAAGGGAATACTCCTAAGACTGGTTTTGATTCTCTTGCATCAGCTGGATTGGTAACTATAACCACAAGTCACGAAGCTGTTGACTCAATTCATCGACCATACACTGCTGTAACACAG aaaaatatgaTGCTTGAAAAGCAAGGAATAACGAACTATACAATGACAACTTACCCTCCACATAAAATTGGTACAAATTCAGTTCAGCAATCTCATGAAGTCAGAGTACTCCCAGTTGCTAATCAAACACATCAGATTTCTGTATCTACGAGCAATATGCATGGTCGTCAGCCCTTAATTTCTTCTGCTGGACAGAATTTGATTTCTATAGTAAATCAAAATCCTGCTAAAGGAGCCCAAATAACAAGCCCCATTTCCATTCTTCCGACTCGCAATGGTGTTGTGGGCACTACTGAATTGAG GGGTGCTCCCAAGACTTCAGCTGGACCTGCTCAGCTAACCATCTTTTATGCTGGTTCAGTCAGTGTTTACGACAATATTTCTCCAGAGAAG GCTCAAGCTATCATGTTACTTGCTGGAAATACACCTACTGTTACTCCAAGTACAACATCTACTACATCTCCAGTTCAGGAAATTCCTAAATCTCCTTCTGTTGATGCTTTTGTTGTAAACAAATGCCATAGTACTACATCGCCTAGTTTTTCCAGCCCCATTTCTATAACCTCACACGGCGTCTCTCAGTCTATTGGAGTACTGTCTAATAATACGAATCAAATAACTATGAGTATCAGGTCAATCGGAGTCCTGACTAATTCTCCCTCTAACAAAATGGAGCCATCCAATGTTGTCCATTCTCAAGAATCTCATCCTCTTAGCCATACATTATCAG cTGTGCCTCAGGCTCGCAAAGCATCCTTAGTTCGGTTCTTGGAGAAGCGCAAGGAAAG GGTACTGAGTGCATCACCATACGACAATAGCAAGCAAACTTCACAATATAACACACCTGGATCTGGCAGCTGGAGCTTCTTTGCCAACTCTACAGGATCCAGTACTGTTCTTCCTGCTACCAATTAG